One genomic region from Phycisphaerales bacterium encodes:
- a CDS encoding chloride channel protein has protein sequence MDPKEQNPTNLEAEVERHPWRQEIFSRHAWFRYSLFLIAAILTGLAALYFNRVEEVGRLFFEVMKGDAEVGMFFSWFGIENDWTWTMPGALGTIIPIALVIVGMIVICRLRDVYFKGTEGTGIPQAIASLKTPEGPIRKRMLSLRIALGKMLLLTIGLFTGMTIGREGPSVHVGACCMYLITKVTRFQQNLVRRGLILGGGGAGIAAAFNAPIAGIVFAFEEIGRGFEKNNAGTIIRTVIIACVVGIVFLGDYLFYGNVNKGGNVELDGVMQWIAVPVIGIIGGLLGGCFAWMVVHFTPVVTRNVKKHPYMTAGFLGACLGGLALISSGLSYGSGFAEAQIILMQEAQPDFPWLAETSFPWHYPITKAAANFFCLISGIPGGLFDPSLSVGAGIGQVAHPLFSTLFDGISMKAVVMMFMVAYFTGVVQSPITCFVILVEMTDGRYMTIALAATAVIAYEMSHLVCRTAIYEALADIFLKNLDDPVKSATGESKESGGQPAAQT, from the coding sequence ATGGATCCAAAGGAACAGAATCCAACTAACCTTGAGGCCGAAGTCGAACGCCACCCCTGGCGACAAGAGATCTTCTCGAGGCATGCTTGGTTCCGTTACAGCCTCTTTCTGATAGCAGCAATTCTGACTGGACTTGCGGCGCTTTACTTTAATCGTGTGGAAGAAGTTGGCCGGCTCTTTTTTGAGGTCATGAAGGGTGATGCCGAAGTCGGCATGTTCTTTAGCTGGTTCGGCATTGAAAACGATTGGACCTGGACCATGCCTGGCGCCCTGGGCACGATCATCCCGATCGCTCTGGTCATCGTCGGCATGATTGTGATTTGCCGTTTAAGAGACGTCTATTTTAAAGGGACAGAGGGCACCGGTATTCCTCAAGCGATTGCATCGCTCAAGACGCCCGAGGGACCAATTCGCAAACGCATGCTTTCACTGCGCATTGCGCTAGGCAAGATGTTGTTGCTGACCATTGGCCTGTTTACCGGTATGACGATTGGTCGTGAAGGCCCTTCCGTGCACGTGGGCGCATGCTGTATGTATCTGATTACGAAGGTGACCCGTTTTCAACAGAATTTAGTAAGACGCGGCCTCATTCTTGGTGGCGGTGGTGCTGGTATTGCTGCGGCCTTCAACGCGCCTATTGCTGGCATTGTCTTTGCCTTTGAAGAGATTGGCCGTGGGTTCGAAAAGAACAATGCGGGAACGATTATTCGAACCGTGATCATCGCCTGCGTGGTCGGGATCGTCTTCCTCGGTGATTACTTGTTCTATGGCAATGTCAATAAGGGCGGCAATGTTGAGTTAGACGGCGTCATGCAGTGGATCGCCGTACCTGTCATCGGCATCATCGGCGGCCTTCTCGGTGGCTGTTTTGCCTGGATGGTGGTTCACTTTACGCCAGTCGTCACACGCAACGTTAAAAAGCATCCCTACATGACAGCCGGTTTTCTTGGAGCATGTCTTGGCGGCCTCGCACTTATTTCAAGCGGTCTTTCCTACGGGAGTGGATTTGCTGAGGCTCAGATCATCCTCATGCAAGAAGCGCAGCCAGATTTTCCATGGTTGGCTGAAACATCCTTCCCATGGCATTATCCAATTACCAAGGCAGCAGCGAATTTCTTCTGCCTGATTAGCGGTATTCCTGGTGGCTTGTTTGATCCCAGTCTTTCTGTTGGCGCTGGAATTGGCCAAGTTGCTCACCCTTTGTTTAGTACTTTATTCGATGGCATCTCGATGAAGGCTGTCGTGATGATGTTCATGGTGGCGTACTTCACAGGCGTGGTACAGAGTCCAATTACGTGCTTCGTCATATTGGTTGAAATGACCGATGGGCGCTACATGACGATTGCATTGGCAGCAACGGCAGTGATTGCTTATGAGATGTCGCACTTAGTATGTCGCACGGCTATCTATGAGGCTTTGGCAGATATCTTCCTCAAGAACCTTGATGATCCAGTTAAATCAGCAACAGGTGAATCAAAGGAAAGCGGCGGCCAGCCGGCGGCGCAAACTTAG
- a CDS encoding FKBP-type peptidyl-prolyl cis-trans isomerase, whose product MLSCSAEDEPKETTTAPSTSTPTSDDSVTVVPPAAPGASAVAPVSAPVMPEDAATTASGTRYVDLSEGDGKQVDGDSLFLTVHYTGQLADGTIFDSSIERGSSVTLPLEQVIPGWREGTQGMRVGGKRLLWVPTDQAYGEQGVPPLIAPNSDLVFEVELLDINRWSRLPETMPGKSSENEMMLLESGVQISDVATGTGAKVDTDHNFVRVNAKAYLTDGQVIYDSSQVGGTEDLPVELFPGWRDGLQGLAIGGQRKIVIPWHQTLINGKPQQALPPGASIIFDVNLIAIDPWSSLPDPLPGWHATSAPTTSESGLKSYEIEAGDGASPTGPETNVRVHYTGYLVDGSVFDSSYDRDQPVDFKLGQVIPGWSEGVGSMQVGSKRKLVIPSELAYGKAGSPPAIPPHALLIFDVELIDVDPTEPLSQTDTDDHDHSGHDHSDHDHSDHSDHDHSDHDDHDHSDHDHSGHDHD is encoded by the coding sequence ATGCTGTCGTGTTCTGCCGAAGATGAGCCAAAAGAAACGACGACGGCGCCTTCAACATCGACGCCAACCAGTGATGATTCAGTTACCGTCGTGCCTCCAGCAGCACCTGGAGCTTCAGCAGTCGCGCCTGTATCGGCACCAGTGATGCCGGAGGATGCAGCAACCACGGCTTCTGGAACGCGCTATGTCGATCTCAGTGAGGGTGATGGAAAACAAGTTGATGGCGACAGTCTTTTCCTGACGGTCCATTACACCGGTCAGCTGGCTGATGGAACGATCTTTGATAGCTCGATTGAGCGTGGTTCTTCAGTGACACTTCCACTTGAGCAGGTGATTCCTGGTTGGCGTGAAGGTACACAGGGCATGCGTGTCGGCGGCAAACGTCTTCTCTGGGTTCCTACTGATCAAGCCTATGGTGAGCAAGGTGTTCCCCCATTGATCGCACCAAATTCAGACTTGGTATTTGAAGTTGAACTGCTAGACATTAATCGATGGTCGCGGCTTCCAGAAACGATGCCGGGCAAGTCATCTGAAAATGAAATGATGCTGCTTGAATCTGGTGTCCAGATTTCTGATGTCGCAACTGGAACCGGCGCCAAGGTTGATACAGATCACAATTTTGTTCGCGTCAATGCCAAAGCATACCTGACTGATGGACAAGTCATCTATGACTCAAGCCAAGTTGGCGGAACAGAAGATTTACCGGTCGAACTTTTTCCAGGGTGGCGCGATGGGCTACAAGGCCTTGCGATTGGCGGCCAGCGAAAGATAGTGATTCCGTGGCACCAAACCTTAATCAATGGAAAGCCACAACAAGCACTGCCACCTGGCGCAAGCATTATTTTCGATGTGAATCTTATTGCCATTGATCCCTGGTCGAGTTTGCCTGACCCGCTGCCCGGGTGGCACGCAACTTCAGCGCCCACGACATCGGAGTCAGGTCTCAAAAGCTATGAAATCGAAGCGGGCGATGGGGCATCACCGACGGGTCCTGAGACGAATGTTCGTGTGCACTACACAGGCTATTTAGTTGATGGCTCTGTGTTTGATAGCTCATACGATCGTGATCAACCAGTCGACTTTAAGCTTGGTCAAGTGATACCCGGCTGGAGCGAAGGTGTTGGCAGTATGCAGGTAGGTTCAAAGCGGAAGCTCGTGATTCCGTCTGAGCTCGCCTATGGTAAAGCCGGGTCGCCACCGGCAATTCCTCCGCATGCGCTGTTGATCTTCGATGTTGAGTTGATCGATGTTGATCCGACTGAGCCGCTATCGCAGACAGACACTGACGATCACGATCATAGTGGTCACGACCACAGCGATCACGACCACAGCGACCACAGCGATCACGACCACAGCGATCACGACGATCACGACCACAGCGATCACGATCATAGTGGTCACGACCACGACTGA
- a CDS encoding VWA domain-containing protein, with protein MNPTRVLLTGLLATSFFAITPSATAQDPAVTTATDQSQQPAEQPTIDLVICLDTSNSMDGLINAARTKIWQIVNDLALAEPTPRLRIALLDYGNDSLDPETGWVRIDSPFTEDLDLISQQLFALTTDGGKEYVGRVLQRSLENLDWTDSEDTLKLIVVSGNESADQDPEYNFQAVCRELIAKGIMVNSIYCGAVTNEDAPGWTQIAKLTDGQFASIDPDYQEVAVVTPFDTEMADLSTKINTTYIPMGEAGAAAWSNQTEQDFNAASIGAGAAASRSGTKSNSLYYCGWDLCDALDREEVDLDNIDDEALPENMQKMTKEERVAYVETKKAERQVIQSQIQELSKKREAFITEARKGLAEDNEQAFDVVVRAAIRGQAENKGFVFPEAPVADDASSVETPEETTESSDTSS; from the coding sequence ATGAATCCCACCCGAGTTCTTCTCACCGGACTGTTAGCGACAAGTTTCTTTGCGATCACGCCCTCTGCCACAGCTCAAGATCCGGCAGTGACCACGGCGACTGATCAATCGCAACAACCTGCCGAGCAACCCACCATTGATCTGGTGATCTGCTTGGACACCAGCAATTCAATGGATGGTCTCATTAATGCCGCTCGCACTAAGATTTGGCAGATTGTCAATGATCTTGCTCTTGCTGAACCAACGCCGCGTTTGCGCATTGCACTGCTCGACTACGGCAATGATTCTCTTGATCCAGAAACAGGATGGGTTCGGATTGACTCGCCCTTCACAGAAGACCTTGATCTCATCTCACAGCAGCTCTTTGCGTTGACCACTGATGGCGGCAAAGAATACGTCGGGCGCGTGCTTCAACGATCACTTGAAAACCTCGACTGGACGGATTCGGAAGACACTCTAAAACTGATTGTGGTTTCAGGAAATGAAAGCGCTGATCAAGACCCTGAATACAACTTTCAAGCGGTATGTCGCGAACTTATTGCCAAGGGCATCATGGTCAACTCGATCTACTGCGGGGCTGTCACCAACGAAGACGCGCCGGGCTGGACACAAATTGCAAAACTGACAGATGGTCAGTTTGCCTCAATTGATCCTGACTATCAAGAAGTTGCAGTCGTAACACCATTCGATACTGAAATGGCTGATCTCAGCACAAAAATTAATACCACCTACATTCCCATGGGCGAAGCCGGAGCAGCCGCATGGTCCAACCAGACAGAACAAGACTTCAACGCAGCCAGCATAGGTGCGGGCGCCGCAGCATCACGCTCTGGTACAAAAAGTAACAGTCTCTACTATTGCGGCTGGGACTTATGTGATGCCCTCGACCGTGAGGAGGTTGATCTTGACAACATCGATGACGAGGCACTTCCTGAAAATATGCAAAAGATGACGAAGGAAGAGCGTGTGGCTTATGTCGAAACCAAAAAGGCTGAACGCCAGGTGATCCAAAGTCAGATTCAAGAATTGAGCAAAAAACGTGAGGCCTTCATTACTGAAGCACGCAAGGGCCTCGCGGAAGACAACGAACAAGCATTTGATGTGGTTGTTCGAGCAGCAATTCGTGGCCAAGCAGAGAACAAAGGCTTTGTATTCCCAGAAGCACCTGTAGCCGATGATGCCTCAAGCGTTGAGACCCCTGAAGAAACCACTGAAAGCAGCGATACCTCCTCCTAA
- the coaD gene encoding pantetheine-phosphate adenylyltransferase translates to MTGSALSHIAIYPGSFDPMTFGHLDVVRRARQMFDHLIVGIGVNPEKPTLFSVKSRINMTKRLIDELVAEDDSGSTVEVESYEGLTVDFAREKQACALIRGIRNISDLAMECQLAITNRQVADIETVFVVTGEPYAYTSSSLIRQVAAMGGDVNRLNSIVPQIVIDRLRKLQADPKTPLQKLVRDDSIE, encoded by the coding sequence ATGACTGGCAGTGCTTTATCTCATATCGCTATCTACCCAGGGTCATTTGACCCGATGACATTTGGACATCTTGACGTCGTACGTCGAGCCCGCCAGATGTTTGACCATCTCATTGTGGGAATCGGTGTTAACCCGGAGAAGCCAACGCTCTTCTCCGTCAAGTCACGTATCAACATGACAAAACGCCTCATTGATGAATTGGTTGCTGAAGATGACAGTGGCTCCACCGTTGAAGTTGAATCGTATGAAGGGCTCACTGTTGACTTTGCTCGAGAAAAACAAGCCTGTGCTTTGATCAGAGGCATTCGCAACATCAGCGATTTGGCGATGGAATGTCAATTGGCTATTACGAATCGCCAGGTCGCAGACATTGAGACTGTCTTTGTGGTCACTGGCGAGCCCTATGCGTACACCAGTTCGAGTCTGATACGGCAGGTTGCAGCGATGGGTGGTGATGTGAACCGGCTGAATTCAATCGTTCCACAGATTGTCATTGATCGTCTTCGCAAATTACAAGCGGATCCCAAAACCCCACTTCAAAAGCTCGTTCGAGATGACTCCATTGAGTAA
- a CDS encoding phosphopantetheine-binding protein, which yields MLNRDEIYDQVKEVLEDALGADQEDITMGASLTKDLEAESIDFLDIVFRLEKAFSTPEKPFKISQGELFPENLMENADWVQDGRLTDAGIEMLRERMPHVDFSSIEDEREVTKVADALTVASIVDFVARKLDS from the coding sequence GTGCTCAATCGCGACGAGATATACGACCAAGTCAAAGAAGTTCTCGAAGATGCACTTGGTGCGGATCAAGAGGACATCACCATGGGCGCAAGTCTGACCAAAGATCTTGAGGCCGAGTCAATTGACTTCCTCGACATCGTCTTCCGCCTAGAGAAAGCTTTCTCTACACCCGAAAAGCCATTCAAAATTTCTCAGGGCGAATTGTTCCCTGAGAACCTGATGGAAAATGCTGATTGGGTACAGGACGGGAGACTGACAGACGCAGGCATTGAAATGCTTCGCGAAAGAATGCCTCACGTTGATTTTTCATCGATCGAAGATGAACGTGAGGTCACCAAGGTTGCAGATGCATTGACTGTTGCGTCAATCGTTGACTTTGTTGCTCGCAAGCTTGACTCATAA
- a CDS encoding polyketide synthase dehydratase domain-containing protein, with protein MKFRMVDQVVERTPDRVVTIKQVSLAEEYLRDHFPGFPVLPGILMVEAMAQAARVMLGEEGDQFVLGQVKAMKFGHVVRPGDALWIEVKLIKRLENGEVNCRASGRVLAATAEEAPELGATAATGRFTMRPVRTTAAIQSV; from the coding sequence ATGAAGTTCAGAATGGTGGACCAGGTTGTTGAACGCACCCCCGACCGGGTGGTCACCATCAAGCAGGTTTCGCTTGCTGAAGAGTACCTGCGCGATCACTTTCCTGGATTTCCGGTGCTGCCAGGCATCCTTATGGTCGAGGCCATGGCCCAGGCAGCTCGAGTCATGCTTGGCGAAGAAGGTGACCAATTCGTGCTCGGACAGGTAAAAGCAATGAAATTTGGGCATGTGGTCCGCCCAGGCGATGCACTCTGGATCGAGGTTAAACTCATCAAGAGGCTCGAAAATGGTGAGGTCAACTGCAGAGCCTCCGGGCGGGTCCTGGCCGCCACAGCAGAAGAAGCACCGGAGCTGGGGGCGACAGCTGCAACCGGACGGTTTACCATGCGACCCGTCCGCACCACCGCGGCTATTCAATCCGTGTGA
- a CDS encoding VIT domain-containing protein, translating to MLLIPPRNIRLPHTVRRASITMISSLLLMAPAVVAQTVTNNINIIIPQVHPWAMPMANHRPNHVSPIMVRPNLQPMVLIESVDVDVDIKGQVATTRLGLNLVNQSSQDQESQLLLPVPDGAVVTEFALEGTALSAKADLLPSHEARRIYDEIVSNLRDPALLEFAGYNLVRSSVFPVPAQGKQTIILTYEQILGGDGNRIDYAIPRSESLRQHAPWNIRFQISDETPVSMVYSPSHDLITKRKSGSSFHGEISEKARTEPGSFRLSYLRDRDAMNASVIAYPDTTSGQGGHFLFMLGMPTTDAADNGTLQREVTIVLDRSGSMAGVKLQQACLAALQVISALEDGEAFNIIDYSTGVDQFAAQPVIKTDETVRQAEAYLSSIRSIGGTNINSALRAALKQPPMEGYLSMVLFLTDGLPTVGETSEVAIRESVEEHNNHNRRIFTFGVGNDVNAPLLDHIADSSRATSTFVLPHEDVELKVARTFRQLSGPVFADTTLITRDSAGNQSTRLVREMTPQQIPDVFDGDYLILLGRYIDNQPITFEISGKTALGPKNHVFTFDPSDASVDNSYVARLWASRQIAYLIDQIRQAGAAEAANPLNAATTMTEPKIVELVEEIMRLSTTYGILTEYTSFLATDGTHLPNTAARWGAAVGGCMTELEDRAISNRSGAGAVTQSLNLYASKNVEQLGYRNGFFDAEQNEVSFETVQQICDHTFFYRGGTWFDAQLINEQVESDPDVVIDFGTPEHMNLVRELVKERRQGVLSLDGPIVLRRNGLTYLIKAADDC from the coding sequence ATGTTGCTCATACCCCCAAGAAATATTCGGCTGCCACACACCGTCCGCCGTGCCTCAATAACGATGATTTCATCATTGCTACTGATGGCACCGGCGGTAGTGGCGCAGACAGTCACAAACAACATCAACATCATCATTCCCCAAGTTCATCCGTGGGCCATGCCAATGGCCAACCACAGACCAAACCATGTATCGCCAATAATGGTACGCCCCAATCTTCAACCGATGGTGTTGATCGAGTCTGTTGATGTGGATGTAGACATCAAGGGTCAGGTTGCGACCACCCGACTCGGACTGAACCTCGTAAACCAATCCAGCCAAGACCAGGAATCACAACTTCTTTTACCTGTGCCAGATGGCGCTGTGGTGACTGAATTTGCACTCGAAGGCACGGCGCTCTCGGCAAAAGCTGATCTTCTGCCAAGCCACGAAGCCAGGCGAATCTATGACGAGATCGTCAGCAATCTTCGTGATCCCGCACTACTCGAATTCGCTGGTTACAACCTGGTACGTTCGAGCGTTTTTCCTGTGCCTGCGCAAGGTAAGCAGACAATCATCCTGACCTACGAACAGATTCTCGGCGGTGATGGAAATCGCATCGACTATGCCATACCTCGAAGTGAATCACTAAGGCAGCATGCGCCATGGAACATACGTTTCCAGATAAGTGATGAAACCCCAGTCTCAATGGTGTATTCACCAAGCCACGATCTGATCACAAAACGTAAAAGTGGGTCAAGCTTTCATGGCGAGATTTCTGAAAAAGCTCGGACCGAACCCGGTAGTTTCCGTCTGTCATACCTGCGTGACCGTGATGCCATGAATGCTTCAGTAATCGCCTATCCAGATACCACTTCTGGCCAAGGCGGTCACTTCTTGTTCATGTTAGGGATGCCTACTACTGATGCCGCAGACAACGGAACCCTACAACGAGAGGTCACGATCGTCCTTGATCGCTCGGGATCAATGGCTGGTGTCAAACTACAGCAAGCGTGCCTGGCAGCACTTCAAGTGATCTCAGCTCTTGAAGATGGCGAGGCCTTCAACATCATCGATTACTCAACTGGCGTTGACCAATTTGCAGCTCAACCAGTCATTAAAACAGATGAGACTGTCAGACAAGCAGAGGCCTATCTCTCTAGCATTCGTTCAATTGGTGGCACCAACATTAACAGCGCTTTGCGAGCAGCACTCAAACAGCCACCGATGGAGGGTTATCTGTCCATGGTTCTGTTCTTAACCGATGGCCTACCGACTGTTGGTGAGACATCTGAAGTCGCGATCCGCGAAAGTGTGGAAGAACACAACAATCACAACAGACGCATCTTTACATTCGGCGTCGGCAATGATGTCAATGCGCCGCTGCTCGATCACATTGCAGACTCAAGCCGGGCAACCAGTACTTTTGTTCTTCCCCATGAGGATGTGGAGCTCAAAGTTGCCCGTACCTTCCGACAACTTTCTGGCCCTGTGTTTGCGGACACCACATTGATCACACGAGATTCGGCAGGCAACCAATCAACGCGTCTGGTGCGTGAAATGACGCCACAGCAAATACCTGATGTCTTTGATGGCGACTATTTGATTCTGCTCGGCAGGTACATCGACAATCAGCCAATCACCTTTGAAATCAGCGGAAAAACTGCCTTGGGTCCAAAGAACCATGTCTTTACTTTCGACCCATCTGATGCCTCGGTAGACAATTCTTACGTTGCTCGTCTTTGGGCGAGCCGTCAGATCGCATATTTGATCGATCAGATTCGCCAAGCCGGCGCCGCTGAAGCCGCGAACCCACTCAATGCCGCGACCACAATGACTGAGCCAAAAATAGTTGAACTGGTCGAAGAAATTATGCGTCTCTCGACGACCTATGGAATACTCACGGAGTACACCTCCTTCCTGGCGACCGATGGCACGCATTTACCAAACACCGCTGCCCGTTGGGGTGCTGCTGTTGGAGGTTGCATGACCGAGCTTGAAGATCGTGCCATTAGCAACCGTAGTGGCGCGGGAGCTGTCACCCAAAGTCTCAACTTGTATGCCTCGAAAAACGTTGAGCAGCTTGGCTACAGAAACGGGTTCTTCGATGCCGAACAAAACGAGGTCTCATTCGAAACAGTGCAGCAGATCTGCGACCACACCTTCTTTTACCGCGGAGGCACCTGGTTTGATGCACAACTCATCAACGAACAAGTTGAAAGCGATCCTGACGTAGTCATTGACTTTGGAACACCCGAGCACATGAATCTCGTACGTGAACTAGTCAAAGAAAGGCGTCAAGGCGTACTCTCGCTAGATGGTCCAATTGTGCTTCGCCGCAATGGCTTGACTTACCTCATCAAGGCAGCAGATGACTGCTAA
- the atpD gene encoding F0F1 ATP synthase subunit beta: MATSGTIIQVIGSTFDAQFPENDIPQIYNAVECEIDLQGQALRLVGEVSKHLGGGQVRCVALASTDGLRRGQSCTDIGSPVTVPVGESVLGRVFNLLGEPVDNRGPVESELRRPIHREPPELADLNPRTEILETGIKVVDLLCPFVRGGKIGLFGGAGVGKTVIIQEMIARVARNFGGYSVFAGVGERTREGNDLWLEMQEAEYTDDEGNTANVIDKVAMVFGQMNEPPGARLRVGLAALTMAEEFRDASGKETLVFIDNVFRFTQAGSEVSALLGRMPSAVGYQPTLSTEMGEMQERITSTSRGAITSVQAIYVPADDLTDPAPATAFTHLDAFVVLERTIAEKGIYPAVDPLASSSRILDPAIVGERHYAVARRVQSILQRYRDLQDIIAILGVDELSEEDKLAVGRARKIERFLSQPFYVGEVFTGIPGVASPLEDTIDSFERLCDGEGDDLPEGAFMYVNTLEDAKAKAEQMATVA, translated from the coding sequence ATGGCCACCAGTGGCACCATCATCCAGGTCATCGGGTCGACCTTCGACGCACAGTTTCCCGAAAACGACATTCCTCAGATTTACAATGCAGTGGAATGCGAGATTGATCTTCAAGGTCAGGCACTACGCTTGGTCGGTGAAGTCAGTAAGCACCTTGGTGGAGGCCAAGTGCGTTGCGTGGCTTTGGCCAGTACCGATGGACTTCGGCGCGGCCAATCCTGCACCGATATCGGTAGCCCCGTGACCGTACCCGTTGGTGAGTCGGTACTTGGTCGCGTATTCAACTTGCTTGGCGAGCCGGTCGATAACCGCGGCCCAGTTGAATCAGAATTAAGGCGTCCCATTCACAGAGAGCCACCAGAGCTCGCTGATCTAAATCCGAGAACAGAGATACTTGAAACCGGCATCAAGGTGGTTGATCTTCTCTGCCCGTTTGTGCGTGGCGGCAAGATTGGTTTGTTTGGCGGTGCTGGTGTAGGTAAGACAGTGATCATTCAAGAGATGATTGCACGTGTGGCCCGAAACTTTGGTGGTTACTCAGTATTTGCAGGTGTTGGCGAGCGTACGCGTGAAGGCAACGACCTTTGGTTGGAAATGCAAGAAGCTGAGTACACAGATGATGAGGGCAACACGGCGAATGTCATTGATAAGGTTGCCATGGTCTTTGGTCAGATGAATGAACCCCCCGGAGCACGGCTTCGTGTTGGCCTCGCTGCTCTGACGATGGCAGAAGAGTTTCGTGATGCGTCTGGTAAAGAAACACTGGTCTTTATTGATAACGTCTTCCGCTTCACACAAGCGGGTTCTGAAGTCTCTGCACTTCTTGGCCGTATGCCCTCAGCAGTGGGATATCAGCCCACACTGTCGACAGAGATGGGTGAGATGCAGGAGCGTATTACTTCAACATCCCGAGGTGCTATTACATCAGTGCAAGCGATCTACGTGCCTGCCGATGACCTGACAGATCCAGCACCTGCGACGGCCTTTACTCACCTCGATGCATTTGTTGTTCTTGAGCGAACAATTGCCGAGAAGGGCATCTATCCTGCGGTTGACCCACTGGCGTCATCTTCGCGAATTCTTGACCCAGCAATTGTGGGTGAACGACATTACGCAGTGGCACGTCGCGTCCAGAGTATTTTGCAGCGTTACCGTGACCTTCAAGACATCATCGCCATCCTTGGTGTAGATGAGCTTTCTGAAGAAGATAAGTTAGCGGTTGGTCGCGCTCGTAAGATTGAACGCTTCCTGAGTCAGCCTTTCTATGTTGGTGAAGTATTCACAGGCATTCCTGGTGTTGCAAGTCCGCTCGAAGACACCATTGATTCATTCGAGCGTCTTTGTGATGGAGAAGGTGATGATCTGCCTGAGGGCGCCTTCATGTATGTCAATACGCTCGAAGACGCCAAAGCGAAGGCTGAGCAGATGGCAACAGTGGCATGA